Genomic window (Elstera cyanobacteriorum):
GTAGGACAAACAAGCGCGCTCAAGTAGGCGTAAGCCGATAGCGCAAAAAAATAACGCGGGGTGGAGCAGCCCGGTAGCTCGTCAGGCTCATAACCTGAAGGCCGCAGGTTCAAATCCTGCCCCCGCAACCAAAAAAGACCAAAATCCCCGCAAATCAAACGATCTGCGGGGATTGTTATCTCTTTATTCTGGGATCGGTGGAACTGCGGGTAGAGGCTGCTGCCGACCGCTCTATTTGGGGGCGGGGGCAGCAGATATCGCAGGATTAAATCCGCGCCACCACGCTTTTCAGTTTGCAGTAGCTGCGCAAGCCTTCCATGCCCTTTTCGCGCCCGAAGCCCGATTGGCGGTTGCCGCCGAAGGGAACCTCGATCCCGCCCGCGAAATATTCGTTGATATAGATTTGTCCAGCATCAACCTCCCGTGCGTAGCGATAGGCTTTGCTGAGGTCGCGGGTATAGATCCCCCCGACCAGCGCATAGCGGGTGGCATTGGCGGCGGCGATGGCTTCGTCGAAGTCTGACACGATCTGCACGGTTAGGACGGGGCCGAAGATTTCTTCCTGCACCAGCGGATCATGGCTATCGCGCGCCATCACCACGGTCGGCTCGAAGAACCAACCGCCGCTATCGCATTGGGCAATGGCACCGCCGGTCAGGAAGTGATTGCCTGCCGCTTTGGCGGCGGCCACATGGGCATTGATGCGGGCGAGATGTTCGGCGGAATTCACCGGCCCCATGTCGCAATCCGACAGACCGTGACCGAGGCGGATGCCCCGCACGCGGGTGCGCAGGGCATCGAGGAAATCATCGGCAATGCTGCGATCCAGGATCAGGCGGGAACCGGAGGAGCAAATCTGCCCGGCATTCTCGAAAATCGCTTCCATCAGCCCGTTGAGGGCAGCGTCCTGGTCGGCGTCGGCCAGCACGGTGAAGGGCGATTTACCGCCGAGTTCGAGCAGTAGGCGCGTCACATGATCGGCGGCGCTGCGCATCACCCACTGCCCCGTGACGACCGAGCCGGTGAAGGTGATGTGATCGACGCCGGGATGGGCGACCAGCGGTGCGCCCGCGTCCGCCCCGGTGCCGGTAACGACGTTCAGCACGCCCGCCGGCAGCCCGGCGCGGTGGAGAAGGTCGGCGAGCAGCAGGGCGGTCAGGGGCGTCTGCTCCGCCGGTTTCGCGACCACGCTGCAGCCTGCCGCCAGGGCCGGGGCGATGCCGCGCGCTGCGGTCGAGATCGGGTAATTCCAGGGGATGATTTGGGCCGCGACGCCAATCGGTTCTTCCAGCGAGAAGCCGATATAATTGCGGTCGAGCGGGAAGCGGTCGCCATGCAGCTTATCGGCGGCCCCGGCGTAATATTCGAACGCCCGGGCAACGCCGCGCACATCGCCCTCGGCCTCCGCAAGCCGCTTGCCGCTATCGAGCGTTTCGGCCACGGCGAGGCGCGGCGCTTCTTCCCGCACCAAGGCCGCGGCGCGGGCGAGGATGCGGCCGCGTTCTGCCGGGCTAGCACTCCCCCAGGGGCCTTTCAGCGCCTTGCGCGCGGCAATTACCGCGCGGTCGATATCCTCGGCAGTGCCCGCCGCAAACCGCGCGAAGGCGACCGCGCGGCCCGGATCGAAGCTCGCAAAACTCTCGCCGCTGGCGCCGGGAACGAAGGCCCCATCAATAAAATGCTGGGTCGGTAGGCCGCTGAGCGTGCCGGTAGCGACCGCTTCGGCGATCAGTTTATTCCGGTCAATGATCACGCTTCCACCTCGCTTACCTGATAGGTCGCGGCGTCAAGCCACGCCGGGTTGATCTCGATACCCCAGCCCGGGCCTTCTGGGATTTGCACCCTGCCGTCCTTGGCGACCAGCGGATTGCGCAGCAGCCCGGTTTCCCAAGGATAGTAATCCGGCCCTTCGATGGAGAACTCCACATAGGGCCCGGCATTCTGAATGGCGCCCATAATGTGCAGGGTGAAGGCGGTGACCAGCGATTGATTGGCGGAATGGGGGGTGACGGGAATGCCCGCCTTCGCCGCCATGTCGACCACTTTCAGGAAGCGGTTGACGCCGCCGATATAGCAGACGTCCGGCTGCACCACATCGACGACGCGGGTTTCGATCATGTAACGCCACAGGGTCAGGTCGCAGTCCTGCTCGCCGCCGGTCACGTCGAGATCGAGCGCTTCGCGCACCTCGCGGGTCCAATGATGTTCCCAATAGGGGCACGGTTCTTCGAAATGGACAATGCCGTGATCTTGCAGGAAATGGCCGACGTCGATGGCTTTTTTCGGCGAATAGGCGGAATTGCCGTCCACCAGCAGCGTGGCGTGATCGCCCAAGGCCTTGCGGACCATCGGGACGATGGCATCGGTACGGCCCGGCCATTCATCTTCGTCATGGCCGCATTCCTTGCCGACGCGGAATTTGAAGGCGGTATAGCCGAACTCCTGCTGCAAGCGCTTCATCCGGTCGGCCTCGGCCTCCGGGGTGATCTCGCCGCGCTTCATCGAGGAGGCATAGACCGGGAAGGGCCGGGGGGTGCCGCCCAACAGCTCGCAGACACTTTTGCCTTCGATCTTGCCGCGGAGGTCCCACAGGGCGGTATCAAGGCCGGTCAAGGCGCGGAAAAGATAGGAGCAGGGGAATTTATGTTCCCGTTCCGGGATCAGCGTTACCAGCGCGTCGATATCGAGCGCGTCTTGCCCCAAGGCCCAGCGGGCGACCTGACGGTGAAAGACTTGGGCGGTAATGTCGGAATTGTAATTGGACAATTGCCCCCAGCCCTGGCGCCCATCCTCGGTGGTGACGCGGACGAAGCCGCAGGCTTGATTGGCGAAGGTTTCGAGCCGTTTGATTTTCATGATGCCGCTGGCCACCCTGTCTCGGAAATCCGTATGGCATCGAATTTAAAGTGGAATGGTCTGTTTCTAAGGGCCATTCTGCCGAAAATAACCAGACCAATTTGCGAGGGGACCAATGGTCCGTTGGGCACGCGGGGCTTTACTCGAATCGCTAACGATCGACCGGTCGGTGCCGCGCCGTCTGGGGCTGCAAATCAGCAATGGTCTGCGCGATCTGATCGTCGCAGGCTCCCTTAAACCGGGCGACCGTTTGCCGGCGACGCGGACCTTGGCCAAGGAATTCGGCGTTTCCCGCGCGACCATTGTCGAAAGTTTCGACCGGTTGATTTCCGAAGGCATTTTGGAAACGCGGGTCGGGGCGGGTACCTATGTCGCCCAAAGCCTGCCCGCCGATCCGCTGCCGAAGACCGCGCCGACGCTCGACCCGCCCCCCGCCCACATTCGCCCAAAGGAGATGGACGGCGCCGCCAACCGCTTCGGTGAACGGCTGGTGCATGCGCCGCGCCCCTTCACGACGGCGATGCCCGCGCTCGATGCGTTTCCGATGGCGCAATGGGCGCGGCTGTCGGCGAAACATTGGCGCGGGCGGCGGAACGATATTCTGGGCTATCCCGAAGCCCTCGGCTATCGCCCGCTGCGGCAGGCCGTGGCGGCACATCTGCGCATCAATCGCGGCATCGTCTGCGATTGGCAGGAAGTGATCATCACGGCGGGGGCGCAACAGGCGTTTCATCTGATCGGCACGACCCTGGCCGCGCCGGGGGATCGGGTGTGGTTCGAAGAGCCGGGGGCGATTGGCGCGCGCAATTCGCTGATCCTCGCCGGGCTAGACCCCGTGCCGGTGCCGGTGGATGCCAGCGGCCTTGATGTGGAGGCCGGGGTCGCGCTGGCGCCGGAATTCCGCCTCGCCTTCGTGACGCCTGCCCATCAGCAGCCCTTGGGGATGAAGATGAGCCTGGAGCGCCGCCTTGCCCTGCTGCGCGCGGCGGGGGCGGCGGGGGCCTTTGTCATCGAGGATGATTGGGACAGCGAGTTCGCGTTCTCCGGTCGTCCGGTGCCGCCGCTGCGCAGTCTCGATACCGGCGGGCGGGTGGTCTATGTCGGCTCGTTCTCCAAATCGCTGTTTCCGGCCCTGCGCATCGGCTTTCTGCTGGCGCCCGACGGGCTGGCCGATCATTTCCGCCTCAGTCTCGATGCGGCGGCGCCCGGGGTGCCGACGGCATTACAGGCGATCTTGGCCGATTTTCTCGACGAAGGGCATTTCACCACCCACGTCCGCCGAATGCGCAAGCTCTACGCCGACCGGCATCAGGTGTTGCAGGCGGCAGCCGCCGAGCATTTAGCCGACTGGCTGGACGTTGTGCCGACCGATATCGGCATGCATACGGTCGGTTGGGTGAAGCCGCCGCTGAATGCCGACCGTTTGGCCCGCGCTGCCGCCGACCAAGGCGTAACCTTGACGCCCGTGGCGCGCTTTGCCCTGCGGCCCTATCCCAAGCAGGGTGTGGTGCTGGGCTTCAGCGGCTTTAGCGAGAGCCAATTGCTCACCGGGGTGCAGGCCTTGCGATGTGTGTTCGATACGCTTGCGCACACGCTATAGGGATCATTCGGATTTTGCGGTTTTCGTGCTACCTTACTTAAAGCGAAAATTGGTCTGCCACTTTTGCCAGAATGGCCCTATCTTCCAGACCAATCGCCCCGTAGCGTTTTTAAAAATAAGAATAGGGTTAGGGTTTCTTCACACGACTTTTCCGGGAGAGGGAAAAATGACGTTACGCCGTTTGCTGTCCAGCGTTTTCGCCGCCTCGGCGCTCGCCTTCGTGGCCATTCCGGCCGAAGCGCAGACCCTGCGCCTGCTGACCTGGGGCGATTATGCGCCGGAAGCGCTGATCAAGAAGTTCAAGGACGAAACCGGCATCACCGTGCAGGTGACGCTCTCCAACAATGAAGACATGATCTCGAAACTGCGGGCCACCGGCGGCGCGGGCTTTGATCTTGCCCAGCCCAGCCAGGACCGCATCACCGGCCCGCAGACCGAGTTTGGTTTCTATAAGCCGCTCGACCTCACGAAGATTGATACCAGCCAGTTCATCCCCGATCTGCTCGAAGCCTCGAAGAAGAATACGACGCTGGACGGCAAGGTCTATGGCGTCGCCCACCTGTGGGGTACCGCCGGTCTCGTGGTGAACAAGGCCAAAGCGCCGGACGTGAAGGGCTGGGGCGATCTGTGTACCGATGCCTATAAGGGCCGCGTTTCGATGCGCCTGAAGCGGATCGCTCTGCTTGGCATGGCTTATGCGAATGGCGACGATCCCTTTGCGGCCTATTCGGATAAGGCCAAATACGGCGCGATTATTGAAAAGGCTGGGGCCAAGCTGGCCGCCTGTAAGCCGAATGTGAAGGCCTATTGGACCGGTTCAGACGCGCTGAACAATATGCTGCGCTCCGGCGAAGTGGTGGCGGCGGAAGGTTGGGATTCCTCGGCCTTCAAGCTCAATGGCGAAAACCCGGATATCGTCTTCGTCGCCCCGACGACCGGCGCCCTGGGCTGGATCGATACTTTTGCGCTGCCCGCCAAGGGCCAGGCCGACGATGCCGCCTATAAGTGGATCAACTTCGTCATGCGCCCGGATAATGCGGCGGCCATCGTCGATGCATCCGGTAGCTTCTCTGCCTCGAAAGGGTCGGACGAAAAAGTGTCGGAAAAAATGAAGAAGCCGTTCCAAGCCTTCTTCCCGCCCGCCGTTATCGCCAATATCAAATGGTTCCCGGCGATCCCGGCTGGTCTTGAAGAAATGGAAGGCAAGATCCTCGATAAGATCGCGGCGCAGTAAGCCCCGATAACGGCCCCGCCGGATCGGTTGCCCCGGTCCGGCGGTTGCTGGCGAGGAGATAGGCCCAACGGGCCGCTGTTTCAGGATAGTCTGATGGCCTATGATCTCGAGTGCGTCGCGCTCGCGAAATCCTTTGCGGGTTTCACGGCGGTTGATCGCATTTCTTTGGAAGTGCCCCAGGGCACGTTTTTCTCGATCCTCGGCCCGTCGGGCTGCGGCAAGACCACGCTGATGCGCATGATCGCAGGGTTCGAGCCGCCAACCTCGGGCGATATTCGCATCAATGGCGCGTCGATTTTGGCGACGCCGCCGAACATGCGGCCCGTCAATATGGTCTTCCAGCATTTGGCGCTGTTCCCGATGATGAGCGTTGCCGAAAATATCGGCTACGGTCTGCGCTGCCGGGGTGTGGCACGCGAAGATATCGCCAAGCGGGTGGACGAGGTTTTAACGCGCATCGGCCTGCCCAATGCTGGGCCGAAGCGGATCAGCCAGCTTTCGGGCGGGCAGAAGCAGCGCGTGGCGATTGCCCGCTGCATGGTGCTCGACCCGGCGGTGCTGCTGCTCGACGAG
Coding sequences:
- a CDS encoding PLP-dependent aminotransferase family protein; translated protein: MVRWARGALLESLTIDRSVPRRLGLQISNGLRDLIVAGSLKPGDRLPATRTLAKEFGVSRATIVESFDRLISEGILETRVGAGTYVAQSLPADPLPKTAPTLDPPPAHIRPKEMDGAANRFGERLVHAPRPFTTAMPALDAFPMAQWARLSAKHWRGRRNDILGYPEALGYRPLRQAVAAHLRINRGIVCDWQEVIITAGAQQAFHLIGTTLAAPGDRVWFEEPGAIGARNSLILAGLDPVPVPVDASGLDVEAGVALAPEFRLAFVTPAHQQPLGMKMSLERRLALLRAAGAAGAFVIEDDWDSEFAFSGRPVPPLRSLDTGGRVVYVGSFSKSLFPALRIGFLLAPDGLADHFRLSLDAAAPGVPTALQAILADFLDEGHFTTHVRRMRKLYADRHQVLQAAAAEHLADWLDVVPTDIGMHTVGWVKPPLNADRLARAAADQGVTLTPVARFALRPYPKQGVVLGFSGFSESQLLTGVQALRCVFDTLAHTL
- a CDS encoding aldehyde dehydrogenase family protein, whose product is MIIDRNKLIAEAVATGTLSGLPTQHFIDGAFVPGASGESFASFDPGRAVAFARFAAGTAEDIDRAVIAARKALKGPWGSASPAERGRILARAAALVREEAPRLAVAETLDSGKRLAEAEGDVRGVARAFEYYAGAADKLHGDRFPLDRNYIGFSLEEPIGVAAQIIPWNYPISTAARGIAPALAAGCSVVAKPAEQTPLTALLLADLLHRAGLPAGVLNVVTGTGADAGAPLVAHPGVDHITFTGSVVTGQWVMRSAADHVTRLLLELGGKSPFTVLADADQDAALNGLMEAIFENAGQICSSGSRLILDRSIADDFLDALRTRVRGIRLGHGLSDCDMGPVNSAEHLARINAHVAAAKAAGNHFLTGGAIAQCDSGGWFFEPTVVMARDSHDPLVQEEIFGPVLTVQIVSDFDEAIAAANATRYALVGGIYTRDLSKAYRYAREVDAGQIYINEYFAGGIEVPFGGNRQSGFGREKGMEGLRSYCKLKSVVARI
- a CDS encoding extracellular solute-binding protein, whose product is MTLRRLLSSVFAASALAFVAIPAEAQTLRLLTWGDYAPEALIKKFKDETGITVQVTLSNNEDMISKLRATGGAGFDLAQPSQDRITGPQTEFGFYKPLDLTKIDTSQFIPDLLEASKKNTTLDGKVYGVAHLWGTAGLVVNKAKAPDVKGWGDLCTDAYKGRVSMRLKRIALLGMAYANGDDPFAAYSDKAKYGAIIEKAGAKLAACKPNVKAYWTGSDALNNMLRSGEVVAAEGWDSSAFKLNGENPDIVFVAPTTGALGWIDTFALPAKGQADDAAYKWINFVMRPDNAAAIVDASGSFSASKGSDEKVSEKMKKPFQAFFPPAVIANIKWFPAIPAGLEEMEGKILDKIAAQ
- a CDS encoding mandelate racemase/muconate lactonizing enzyme family protein gives rise to the protein MKIKRLETFANQACGFVRVTTEDGRQGWGQLSNYNSDITAQVFHRQVARWALGQDALDIDALVTLIPEREHKFPCSYLFRALTGLDTALWDLRGKIEGKSVCELLGGTPRPFPVYASSMKRGEITPEAEADRMKRLQQEFGYTAFKFRVGKECGHDEDEWPGRTDAIVPMVRKALGDHATLLVDGNSAYSPKKAIDVGHFLQDHGIVHFEEPCPYWEHHWTREVREALDLDVTGGEQDCDLTLWRYMIETRVVDVVQPDVCYIGGVNRFLKVVDMAAKAGIPVTPHSANQSLVTAFTLHIMGAIQNAGPYVEFSIEGPDYYPWETGLLRNPLVAKDGRVQIPEGPGWGIEINPAWLDAATYQVSEVEA